A DNA window from Arachis duranensis cultivar V14167 chromosome 3, aradu.V14167.gnm2.J7QH, whole genome shotgun sequence contains the following coding sequences:
- the LOC107478503 gene encoding uncharacterized protein LOC107478503, with protein MDALWDVEDKLKLSTRGAILLLACASFAVLSICAVIIMLKLMMACKNNKIVHEESAVHENVTELKTTTTIRWTESQHCGWISVKRVLMGSVVWSRASKWEERQRGSPLLLGVDESGWQSHNSASAVWQRPILKGEKCELPSFSGLILYDEKGRLLRDSHEIQNNGNQTPIQEKINSTGSKTLKDLLS; from the exons ATGGATGCTTTGTGGGACGTGGAAGACAAATTGAAGCTTTCAACACGAGGTGCTATCCTCCTACTAGCGTGTGCAAGCTTTGCAGTTTTGAGTATTTGCGCTGTCATTATTATGCTTAAACTGATGATGGCATGCAAGAATAACAAGATTGTTCACGAAGAGAGTGCTGTACATGAAAATGTGACTGAGCTGAAGACTACAACAACTATAAGATGGACAGAGTCACAGCATTGTGGGTGGATTTCGGTGAAGAGAGTGCTGATGGGGTCAGTGGTGTGGAGCAGGGCAAGCAAATGGGAGGAGAGGCAGAGGGGATCACCACTACTGCTTGGTGTTGATGAAAGTGGATGGCAAAGTCATAACTCAGCATCAGCAGTGTGGCAAAGACCGATCCTAAAAGGGGAGAAGTGTGAGCTACCAAGTTTCAGTGGACTCATTCTCTATGATGAGAAGGGAAGACTGCTTCGTGATTCTCATGAGATCCAAAACAATGGCAACCAGACTCCCATACAG gaaaaaataaattctacagGGAGCAAGACCCTTAAAGATTTGCTATCGTAG